A region of the Roseobacter denitrificans OCh 114 genome:
AATTCCATCTTGGAATGACCCTATCACAGGTTGAACATGTTCAGGCGGTAAGGTTCAGAATGGCGGCTGGTCCCGGTCCGAATGTTGCCGATACCTGCGACACCCTGACGTCATAGCCACCTGTCAGCCCATCGGATGCCTGTTCAGAAAGCGGGTATATCCAGACCGGTTGCTCCGTCGTCGCTTCGCGCAGGATGACATCATCCTTGACGATTTGTATCAAATAGCTTTCGCTCTCCTCGCCCAACGGCACATCAGGCGCATCCCACCCGTCGCCATCGACACGTGTTCTGCGTATCCACCCAAATTCCGTGGCGCCCGACTGCGTCGTTCTTGCGCTCAAATGCACCGGCGCATAGGGGCGTAAACCATTGCCGGCAAAGGCTTCGGTCCGATCGATGAAGGACGGATCATTCACCGCACGGCGCGCAGGCCCAATGCGGTAGCTCTGCCCCACAAGCCGAAGGTTGCGTGACAAATCAATCTGCTCGGGCAAGCCGTTCAGCAAAACGAACCACGATCCCGCGGGCCATGCGCTGTCCGTGACACCGTCGCTGCCAAACTGCCCGCGCAGTCTCGTGCTGAGTTCATAGGTGTCAACATCCACCAGATTCGCGTCAGCAAACTGGAAAAGCTCCCATTTGCCGGAACTGCCATCGCCAATCGCTGCAAGGTTGGCTCCTGATAGGAGTGCAGTCTCTTCAACAGAGCTGAGAGCACCGCTCAACAGCTTGACGCGCAAAGGCGCACCCAGATCGTATTGCCCGGATGGGGCCAGCCCCAGCGCCGTTTCGGTTTGCCCGATGACCGAACGCGCATCGATGATATCCAGCAACTGATAATCACTCTCGCTCGGTGACTGATAGACAGCGACTGACCCGGGCCATGGCTGCGCAGTGATTGCAATATGGGGTGCATGCGGGACTTCGTCTCCGGTGATCAAAGGCAAATCCAGAAACAACGGAAATACCGGGACCGAGGGCACAAACGGCTTGGGACTTTCCACTTCGTCCACAAGATCGGACGGCGTATACACCTCCGGGTCAATGCGCACGGCCTCTGCAATTTGCAAAGCGCCCTGTTCCACACGGTCAATCCGATAGAGCGCCTGACCTTCCTCCTGCTCCCCATCCAGAGCGATCACATCGCCCGCCCCGAGCGACAGCATGGACGGCGGCAAAGCAAATCTGATGGTATCCCGGGCCACACGGGATTCGGTCAACCAACGCTCCACAACCTGCCGGCCTTCAACCCGTGTCAGGGCGATGGGCACCTCGGATGTGGCAACGGCATGCGTTTTTTCATCCGCCAGAACCGCCTCTTCGGCGAGGGCATCAAAATTCGCATCCGCCTGCATGAAACGCAACCGTACACGACCGGATACCTCGGCATCGGCCTTGCGCGTTTGCTCAACCGTCGCATCCAGATCCGTCGCCAAGGCGAGTTTCTCGCGCTCAAGCGCAATGGCACCGCGCCCGTTGCGCATGCGGAAAACCAAGACACCATCCCGTTCCACCGCATCGAACGAATAGCGCAGCATCAGCGGCTGCAACGACGCACGGGCCTCGGAAACATCGCTCACGACATATCCGCGCACCGTGCCATATAGGCGGGATGCATCGAAAGATGTGACGCCTGCCTTCAGGCAAATCTCCGATACCACAGATGACAGTGAACGCGCGGATGTACGTCCATTGATCCAATGGCCCCGCCCATAGTTTTCAGAATCGCTCCATAATTCCAGATTGTTCGGAAAATACGGATAGGGTCGCGCGTCCCACGCCCAGACAAAGGCGCGATCCATATTGACCATTTTCAATCCGTCCAAAGCGGATGTGGGGTTATTTGCAGGATCGTCCCAAAAAGATACCATCGCGCGCAGGTATTGCGCCTGAATGAGATCGTCCCGCGCACCATTGGAAAAATGCGGCAGACTGCTTTCGGATGACTTGGCATCAACAAATTTGTTGGGTTGATTGGTGCCCTTGTCTACAGCAGCGCATCCCAACTCGGTGAACCAGAAAGGTTTTGACTGCGGGACCCATGCGGTTGGCGTCGCCGCGCGCACCCCGCCGATCCGCTCAAAATGGGCGTTTTCCCACCAGTTACGTAAGTCCTTGTAGCGAAACACCCACGGCTCATCATGTGCACCGTCATTGATCGGCGTGCGTATCTGCCGTTCGCGATCCGCTTGAGATGCGTAAAACCAATCATAGCCCTCACCCCCCATGATGTTGCCACGCAGGTAGTCCAGATCATAAACCGTTTCAAAACCTGCATCTGCATGACTGTCGCCATCCCGCCAGTCCGACAAAGGCATGTAATTGTCTATGCCGATAAAATCGATGTTTTCATCTGCCCAGAGCGGGTCCAGATGGAAAAAGCGATCGTTTGATCCATCCTGCGGTTGATACCCGAAATACTCGCTCCAATCGGACGCATAGCTGATTTTCGTCTCTGCACCCAGTATCTGGCGCACCTGTGCCGCCAGAGTACGAAAGCGCTCGACCGCAACGAAACGGTTGTTTTCGCCGCGAATTTGCGTAAGGCCGCGCATCTCGGACCCGATGCAAAAGGCCTCCACACCGCCCGCCGCCTTGCACAGGGCGGCATAGTGCAACACGAACCTGTTCAATCCCCATTCATTTGGTCCCGAGTAAACGACTGAATTGCCGGAAACAGCGAAATCCGAAGCCCTGGCTGCGCCAAAGAAAGCTGCAACCTCGCTTTCGGCTTGCGACGTTCCATCCGGGGAACCGGGAACACCGGGTGCCGCCGACAACGTGATGCGACCACGCCAGGGTAAACGCGGCTGAAAGGACGATGGATCATAGGGATTGCTCAGCGTGTTATCCGCCAGCTGGTCCATCAGAATGAAGGGGTAGAACATGACCTCCTTGCCCGCGTCATGGGCCGCTCGAATGGCCTGTATGACAGATAGATCGGTGGGCGTGCCCCCATAGATGGGCCTGCCATCCTGCAGTACCATTTCATCCGCCGTTGTGCGGTTCAGGCCGGACACGGACCAGCGCATGTTTTCGCCCTCATAGGCCTTCTTTTCGACTTTTGGGCGAACCTCACAACTCCCACAGCGAAGGTCATTCCCAAACCAGGACACCACAAGAGACGCCGCCTCGCAATTTGGCAATTCCTCCCCAAGGGTTTCCAGGGAAACGAGAAAGTCGGTTTTATCCGTGGGCGAATTGACATTGGCACTCCAGCGGCCCCCCGGACCGCTGGAGTAATAAACCGGTCTCGTGGCGAGGGAATACTCACCCGTACCAGGGATGACGGCCACAGATCTTATGCCATAGGTCGGTGCAAAATCTGCATCCTGTTCATCCGCCTGTTCAGGGCGGGAAATCTCGAAAGAAAACTGCGGAACGCGGTTACCAAACCGTTCCAGTCCAAGGTTTTCAAAAACGACATATGCCGTGCCGCGATATGCCGGAACATTACCTGCACCTTCGACCGCCTCGATCACGGGATCGGGCAGCTGGTCTTTGTGTCCTTTATATAAGCGAATGTTCAGATCATCCGCCGCAACCTCCTCACCATCGGCCCAGATACGACCAATGCGGGTAATCTCGCCTTCGCAAATTGCGACAGCCAGATTGACGGAGTAATTGTAGCTGCGTGTCTTGGTTTTGGGCTGGCTGGGGGACCCTTTGCCGCCCCCACCGCCACTGCTGGTCACGCTGACGTTCTCGATGAAATCCGAGGCCCAGATGATCTGGCCCCCTAGACGCATCCGGCCATAGACCTGCGACACCGGCTCGCCTTCTCCCGCGCTTGACAGACGAAAACGATCAACGCGGCCCGTTTCAATCACCTCGGAGCCCGCCCCCATGACACTCTGGTCGATGACCCGGCCAACCGTCGCGCCAACCGCGCGCCCAATGACAGCCGTAGAGAGCCCGGCCACACTGCCGCCCAAAGCGCCCCCTGCCGCGGCCCCTGCTGCGGATAATACAAGCGTCGCCATTATTTAAACTCCTCAGGAAAGGTAAAACGTGCCACAATCCGACGCCGCCATGGCGCACTCAGCGGGCTTTCAACAACGCCGAACTTGGAATAGGCGTGCACGAAACTGGCGTTTTGCCCGGTGTGTGTCGCGATACCCAAGTGCTTGGCCACCGCACCAGCGCGCATGCGGAACAACAAGACGTCACCCGGATCTTCCTGCGCGACAGGTTTTGGCACCAAATGCCTGATTGCTGCATCCCACAGGCGTTCCTCTCCCTGCGGTTCGGACCAGTCATAGGAATAGGGGGGCGCGACCTCCGGCTCATCTCCGTAAAGGCTTCGCCATATGCCGCGCAGTAATCCCAGACAATCTGCACCCGCGTGAAACGCTGATGCTTGATGCACATAAGGCGTGCCAATCCATCGACGCGCTTCATGCACAATTGCGTTTGTATTCAGAGTCATCTCAAGCTGCCCCCACGGTTGGCGCCGGACTTCTTCGGCACTGCCATCAGCCAGTCATCGCCGGGCAGGTCGGGAAATCCGCGAAAATTCGCAAGGTTGCTGAATTTCAGACGGCAGGTCTCGCTGCGCTTGTCGCATCCCGCACTGATCCTGACTTGTGTGCCGGGCGTGATCGGAGCACGAATGGGTTCCCACAATTCTATTGTTCGCGTGTTCCCATCAAGACGGTCATGTTTGACCATGCCCCATAACCCTGCGGCGGGTCCGTCCAGAACTTCAAGCCTGCCGCGCGTGAACCAATTGGCCTCAAATCCATTGAACCCGACCCACTGGAAAATCCGCGCGCGATCAATCGTCTCAAGTGCCAGATCAATCGAGTAGCCGGGCGCGGATGTATCAAACCCACACTCCTGATCCCCAAGAACAGCGGTACAGGGCTTTTGAAACACGCGCCCCAAAGGCCGGTTCAAAGACTCCGTCAACCCCCTCAACTCAGCCTGAAATCCGCCATCGGTCCGGCGCAATTCACCAATCGTGCCTCGAAACTGCAACCAGCGCTGATCAACATCGGTCCAGTTTACCAGCCATGCGCGCACCTCGGCACCATCGAAACGACCCTGTTCAATCTCGTCTTCACGGATCGACAGATCGTTCAACGCACCAATGGCCTCAGTGTTGTCGACCGAAAGACCGGTACTCTGTGACAGCGCCAGCGCACTCAACCCCGTATCCGCACGGAACGTGATGCCTTCGAATCTCAGGTCCCGATCGTGGTCTGTAAATCCCAGAATCACGCCATCCGTGCGCTCTATGGCCCAGGCATGCGCCAAGGTGGTCAGACCCGTTGCCAGATGCGCTTTCAAACCTTCATTCATACCCGTCATCACAAACGCACCTCGATAATGGGAACAGTCGGTATTTCGCCGGCCTGAAAGCTCGCCACGCTGGTCTGAATGCTACTGGTGTCAAATCGCACGGGCACATCAAACTCAAATCCCGCCGTGACGGATGCGCCTGTTTGCGGTGCCACCGTAAAATTGATCACGCCGGTTGCCGCGTCCACGACGTAATCGACACCCTCCTGCACCTCAACGGCTCCAACCGCCACCCTCAGGGTTGAAATGACCGGTTTCGAGATCGGCCTGACGTAGCTGTGGTTCCCCGACTGGTAGGTTTTCGTAATCTGAAACGCGACTTGGTCGCCGTCCCCCTCACCAAGGTGTTGATCAAATGCCGTGATATCCACGGATGGCTTGCAGGATCGATAGTCTGACCAGTCTTTCCAGCGAAAGGCATAGAGCTGTCCAAACCGGGCTTCGAAAAACGCAATCATAACATCCACATCATCGAGCGACCGGATACCTACACCGGCATCATAGCGGCGGCGCGAATGGGCCCAGGGCGCGTTGCGCTCTTCAAAGCCGTTTGAAATCGCGACAACGTCTGTGCGCCGCTCGGGTCCGCCAACGGAGCCAAAGCTCAGTTTTGCCGGAAATCTGACATCATGAAATTGCATTTCTTGGTCCCTTCAAGTTACCGGTTGCGCTGACCACGTCCCAGAGCACGACTCATCTGTGCCGCGATCTGCGCCTGAGATCTCTGGAAATTCTGAACATCCGGCGTGCTGATGTTCATGACGATGGTTTGCCCACCGCCACCACCTGCCCCGCGCACGCCAAGCTTCCCATCAGGGCCGCGCGCCAGAGGCATGATCGCCTCGGGTCCCGCCTCGCCCATGATGCCCATACCGCCGCGCATTCCGAAAGGCGTGGTGCTGCTGACGATTCCGCCATTTGCAAAGGGCATGACCCGCCCCTGACTGAACGGCGCGCCATTGGCGAAAGGCAAAACACCCTGCACCAGCCCGCCCACGCCCTGCGCCAGCGCGCTCCCAAGGCCGTTGGTCACGGGTTTGATCGCGGCGTTGTAAGCCGTCTGAACCATACTGTCGCGCACGGACTTCAGGGCATCCGACAACTTCACCCCGTCCAGAATGACACCGTCAAAGGCACCGCGCAGGCCGCGACTGATGCCACGCTCCACGGTCGCAAGTCCCTTGCTTGTGGCATCCAGCGCGTTTTGCATGCGCCGCAATTCACCATCGAAACCGCTGACCAGCGTGCTTGTTTGTCCCAACGTATCGTTCAGACCTTCCGCACCCGCCTCAAGGTCCTCAAAGCTATTGTCATCTGTCATCTTGGCTGTCCTTTATGTCTTGTCAGGGAAGGCATCCATCAACGCCTCCAGCCCATCGCTCAGCAGCGGCCCGGACGTCGTCGCGTCGCCCAGCAGCAGTCGAAACTCTGCCGGTGTCAGCGACCAGAAAACATCCGGTTGAAGCCCCAGGTTCTGTATGCCCGCCCGCATCAAGACGGGCCATTCGATCTGGCTCACGTCTGCGGCACCACAAAGGCGCGCGCCAACAACTCCGCCGCCGCCTTGGCCGCAGCCATCGGGCCGCCGGCAATCTCTGCATGCTGCAATGTGCCCTCAGGCAGATCGCAGCGCCCACCCTTCAGCCCCGCCTCCAGCAAGGCCAGAACATCCCGGCTGGAAAAAGCCTGTCCCTCAAATCGCTCGACCAGAGACACAATCGATTTTTCGTTCAACCCGGCTTCCAGTTCCGCCAGTGCCCCCAAGGTAAGCCGCATCACATACGTCTTCCCGTTGATGGTCAAAGGCACATCGCCCCTCCACGGATTAGCCATCTCAAATGGCCGTAAAGGTCAGGCTGCCCGCGCTGGCCAGCGACAACTCGTATGTGGCTTCACCATTGTGGCTGCCGCCATACTCGATCGCTGTCACCTGAAACGGGCCTTCAACGATGCCGAAATCCGGGATCACAACCTGAAAACCAGGTGCCTCTCCGTCAAAAAACAGCTGACGCGCGCGCTCGTCCGTTGCTGAATCGCGAAATACGCCCGATCCGCTGATGGACACTGATTTCACGCCCGCACCCGACAGTAATTCGCGCCACCCGCCCTGACTTTCCAGACTGGTCACATCAATGGTTTCGGCATTGAAACTGACACGCGTGGCCCGCAGTCCTGCAAGTGTCGTGAACTGACCGTCGGCCGCCATATCGACCTTAATCAAAAGGTCCTTTCCGTTCTGAGCACCCATGGGTTTTCTCCTGTAAAAGTGTCTAGAGTTATTCGTCTTCGACGCGCGCTCTGAAGCGCAGCTGGATCTCTCGCGCAGAACCCTGGTCAATGCGTCGCGCATCGGCGCGCTCAAAGCGCAGATAGACCAGCCGGCCTCGGCTCAACGAAAGGTCCGCATCATGAAGAACGTCAGAAATGGCCGCTGCCACGGCCTTGGCGCTGGCGAACCCCGGCTGTGATGTCACCACCGCGATTTGAAGGGTATGCAGCGCACCGTGCCCGGTTTGATCAGACGCATCCCGTACACGCTCCAGCCCGAGGTTGATGTAGGTGGCAGGCAAGACGCCCGTGGGCAAGGCGTCATAGACGGCACCGCCAACCAACGCATTGAGCGCGGTATCGCTGATCAGCGCTTCGTAGATCGCGCTTTGCAAAGGACCGGAAACTGCATAACTCATATCGCTGTTTCCTCCGTCGCAAAGCAGGTCAGATGGCGGCCATCGTCATCGGCTTCCGCCACCGCCTGAATAAGAAAAACCCGGTCCCCATCGCGAAACCGCTGTTCCGGCTTTGGGCGCTGGAGCGTATTGTGCGGGGCACCCCGCACGATAATGCGATAGCTCACCGCCGACACCGGTGCGCCCAGTTGGGTCGCCTCGCGTCCACTGCGCGCAATAACCTGCGCCCACAGTGACCCCAACGGCTGCCATATGGTTGTGAAACCACCGGCATTGTCACCTTGGCGAATGGGGGTTTCCAAAAGCAAACGTCTGTTCAGGCGCGGCATACTCATCTCAAGCCACCCAGACGCACGACCTTGTAGC
Encoded here:
- a CDS encoding gene transfer agent family protein, whose amino-acid sequence is MANPWRGDVPLTINGKTYVMRLTLGALAELEAGLNEKSIVSLVERFEGQAFSSRDVLALLEAGLKGGRCDLPEGTLQHAEIAGGPMAAAKAAAELLARAFVVPQT
- a CDS encoding DUF2163 domain-containing protein, with the translated sequence MTGMNEGLKAHLATGLTTLAHAWAIERTDGVILGFTDHDRDLRFEGITFRADTGLSALALSQSTGLSVDNTEAIGALNDLSIREDEIEQGRFDGAEVRAWLVNWTDVDQRWLQFRGTIGELRRTDGGFQAELRGLTESLNRPLGRVFQKPCTAVLGDQECGFDTSAPGYSIDLALETIDRARIFQWVGFNGFEANWFTRGRLEVLDGPAAGLWGMVKHDRLDGNTRTIELWEPIRAPITPGTQVRISAGCDKRSETCRLKFSNLANFRGFPDLPGDDWLMAVPKKSGANRGGSLR
- a CDS encoding DUF2460 domain-containing protein; translated protein: MQFHDVRFPAKLSFGSVGGPERRTDVVAISNGFEERNAPWAHSRRRYDAGVGIRSLDDVDVMIAFFEARFGQLYAFRWKDWSDYRSCKPSVDITAFDQHLGEGDGDQVAFQITKTYQSGNHSYVRPISKPVISTLRVAVGAVEVQEGVDYVVDAATGVINFTVAPQTGASVTAGFEFDVPVRFDTSSIQTSVASFQAGEIPTVPIIEVRL
- a CDS encoding phage head closure protein, giving the protein MSMPRLNRRLLLETPIRQGDNAGGFTTIWQPLGSLWAQVIARSGREATQLGAPVSAVSYRIIVRGAPHNTLQRPKPEQRFRDGDRVFLIQAVAEADDDGRHLTCFATEETAI
- a CDS encoding phage tail tape measure protein; translation: MTDDNSFEDLEAGAEGLNDTLGQTSTLVSGFDGELRRMQNALDATSKGLATVERGISRGLRGAFDGVILDGVKLSDALKSVRDSMVQTAYNAAIKPVTNGLGSALAQGVGGLVQGVLPFANGAPFSQGRVMPFANGGIVSSTTPFGMRGGMGIMGEAGPEAIMPLARGPDGKLGVRGAGGGGGQTIVMNISTPDVQNFQRSQAQIAAQMSRALGRGQRNR
- a CDS encoding phage major tail protein, TP901-1 family; this translates as MGAQNGKDLLIKVDMAADGQFTTLAGLRATRVSFNAETIDVTSLESQGGWRELLSGAGVKSVSISGSGVFRDSATDERARQLFFDGEAPGFQVVIPDFGIVEGPFQVTAIEYGGSHNGEATYELSLASAGSLTFTAI
- a CDS encoding baseplate multidomain protein megatron — encoded protein: MATLVLSAAGAAAGGALGGSVAGLSTAVIGRAVGATVGRVIDQSVMGAGSEVIETGRVDRFRLSSAGEGEPVSQVYGRMRLGGQIIWASDFIENVSVTSSGGGGGKGSPSQPKTKTRSYNYSVNLAVAICEGEITRIGRIWADGEEVAADDLNIRLYKGHKDQLPDPVIEAVEGAGNVPAYRGTAYVVFENLGLERFGNRVPQFSFEISRPEQADEQDADFAPTYGIRSVAVIPGTGEYSLATRPVYYSSGPGGRWSANVNSPTDKTDFLVSLETLGEELPNCEAASLVVSWFGNDLRCGSCEVRPKVEKKAYEGENMRWSVSGLNRTTADEMVLQDGRPIYGGTPTDLSVIQAIRAAHDAGKEVMFYPFILMDQLADNTLSNPYDPSSFQPRLPWRGRITLSAAPGVPGSPDGTSQAESEVAAFFGAARASDFAVSGNSVVYSGPNEWGLNRFVLHYAALCKAAGGVEAFCIGSEMRGLTQIRGENNRFVAVERFRTLAAQVRQILGAETKISYASDWSEYFGYQPQDGSNDRFFHLDPLWADENIDFIGIDNYMPLSDWRDGDSHADAGFETVYDLDYLRGNIMGGEGYDWFYASQADRERQIRTPINDGAHDEPWVFRYKDLRNWWENAHFERIGGVRAATPTAWVPQSKPFWFTELGCAAVDKGTNQPNKFVDAKSSESSLPHFSNGARDDLIQAQYLRAMVSFWDDPANNPTSALDGLKMVNMDRAFVWAWDARPYPYFPNNLELWSDSENYGRGHWINGRTSARSLSSVVSEICLKAGVTSFDASRLYGTVRGYVVSDVSEARASLQPLMLRYSFDAVERDGVLVFRMRNGRGAIALEREKLALATDLDATVEQTRKADAEVSGRVRLRFMQADANFDALAEEAVLADEKTHAVATSEVPIALTRVEGRQVVERWLTESRVARDTIRFALPPSMLSLGAGDVIALDGEQEEGQALYRIDRVEQGALQIAEAVRIDPEVYTPSDLVDEVESPKPFVPSVPVFPLFLDLPLITGDEVPHAPHIAITAQPWPGSVAVYQSPSESDYQLLDIIDARSVIGQTETALGLAPSGQYDLGAPLRVKLLSGALSSVEETALLSGANLAAIGDGSSGKWELFQFADANLVDVDTYELSTRLRGQFGSDGVTDSAWPAGSWFVLLNGLPEQIDLSRNLRLVGQSYRIGPARRAVNDPSFIDRTEAFAGNGLRPYAPVHLSARTTQSGATEFGWIRRTRVDGDGWDAPDVPLGEESESYLIQIVKDDVILREATTEQPVWIYPLSEQASDGLTGGYDVRVSQVSATFGPGPAAILNLTA
- a CDS encoding rcc01693 family protein yields the protein MSQIEWPVLMRAGIQNLGLQPDVFWSLTPAEFRLLLGDATTSGPLLSDGLEALMDAFPDKT
- a CDS encoding peptidase; this encodes MTLNTNAIVHEARRWIGTPYVHQASAFHAGADCLGLLRGIWRSLYGDEPEVAPPYSYDWSEPQGEERLWDAAIRHLVPKPVAQEDPGDVLLFRMRAGAVAKHLGIATHTGQNASFVHAYSKFGVVESPLSAPWRRRIVARFTFPEEFK
- a CDS encoding DUF3168 domain-containing protein, which translates into the protein MSYAVSGPLQSAIYEALISDTALNALVGGAVYDALPTGVLPATYINLGLERVRDASDQTGHGALHTLQIAVVTSQPGFASAKAVAAAISDVLHDADLSLSRGRLVYLRFERADARRIDQGSAREIQLRFRARVEDE